One stretch of Miscanthus floridulus cultivar M001 chromosome 18, ASM1932011v1, whole genome shotgun sequence DNA includes these proteins:
- the LOC136520555 gene encoding probable auxin efflux carrier component 1c, which produces MITGTDFYHVMTAMVPLYVAMILAYGSVRWWRIFTPDQCSGINRFVALFAVPLLSFHFISTNNPYTMNLRFIAADTLQKLIVLALLTAWSYLSRRGCLEWTITLFSLSTLPNTLVMGIPLLKGMYGDFSGSLMVQIVVLQCIIWYTLMLFMFEYRGARILITEQFPDTAGAIASIVVDPDVVSLDGRNDAIETEAEVKEDGKIHVTVRRSNASRSDIYSRRSIGFSSTTPRPSNLTNAEIYSLQSSRNPTPRGSSFNHTDFYSMVGRSSNFAAGDAFGLRTGATPRPSNYEEDAQGGKAANKYGGQYPAPNPAMAAQPMPTKGLKKAAANGQAKGEDGKDLHMFVWSSSASPVSDVFGNGAAEYNDAAAVKEVRMAVASPRKVAADGRKERGEDFTERDDFSFGNRGAAERDAEAGDEKAAAVQGNAGGVAAPAAMPPTSVMTRLILIMVWRKLIRNPNTYSSLIGLIWSLVCFRWNFEMPAIILKSISILSDAGLGMAMFSLGLFMALQPRIIACGNKVATFAMAVRFLTGPAVMAAASLAVGLRGTLLHVAVVQAALPQGIVPFVFAKEYGVHADILSTAVIFGMLIALPITLVYYILMGL; this is translated from the exons ATGATCACGGGCACGGACTTCTACCACGTGATGACGGCCATGGTGCCGCTGTACGTCGCCATGATCCTGGCGTACGGCTCCGTGAGGTGGTGGCGCATCTTCACGCCGGACCAGTGCTCGGGGATCAACCGCTTCGTGGCGCTCTTCGCGGTGCCGCTTCTCTCGTTCCACTTCATCTCCACCAACAACCCCTACACCATGAACCTCCGGTTCATCGCCGCCGACACGCTGCAGAAGCTGATCGTGCTGGCGCTGCTCACCGCCTGGAGCTACCTCTCCCGGCGGGGCTGCCTGGAGTGGACCATCACGCTCTTCTCCCTGTCCACGCTGCCCAACACGCTGGTGATGGGCATCCCGCTGCTCAAGGGCATGTACGGCGACTTCTCCGGCAGCCTGATGGTGCAGATCGTGGTGCTCCAGTGCATCATCTGGTACACGCTGATGCTCTTCATGTTCGAGTACCGCGGCGCCAGGATCCTCATCACGGAGCAGTTCCCGGACACGGCGGGCGCCATCGCGTCCATCGTGGTGGACCCCGACGTGGTGTCGCTGGACGGGCGCAACGACGCCATCGAGACGGAGGCCGAGGTGAAGGAGGACGGCAAGATACACGTGACGGTGCGCCGTTCCAACGCATCGCGCTCCGACATCTACTCCCGGCGGTCCATTGGGTTCTCCAGCACCACGCCGCGGCCCAGCAACCTGACCAACGCCGAGATCTACTCGCTGCAGTCGTCGCGGAACCCCACGCCGCGGGGCTCCAGCTTCAACCACACCGACTTCTACTCCATGGTCGGCCGCAGCTCCAACTTCGCCGCCGGGGACGCGTTCGGGCTGCGCACCGGCGCCACGCCCAGGCCGTCCAACTACGAGGAGGACGCGCAGGGCGGCAAGGCTGCGAACAAGTACGGCGGCCAGTACCCGGCGCCCAacccggccatggcggcgcagccCATGCCCACCAAGGGTCTCAAGAAGGCGGCGGCCAATGGGCAGGCCAAGGGCGAGGACGGCAAGGACCTGCACATGTTCGTCTGGAGCTCCAGCGCGTCGCCCGTGTCCGACGTGTTCGGCAATGGCGCCGCGGAGTACAACGACGCCGCCGCCGTCAAGGAGGTCCGCATGGCCGTCGCCTCCCCGCGCAAAG TTGCGGCGGACGGGAGGAAGGAGCGGGGCGAGGACTTCACAGAGCGGGACGACTTCAGCTTCGGGAACAGGGGCGCGGCGGAGAGGGACGCGGAAGCCGGCGACGAGAAGGCGGCGGCGGTGCAGGGAAATGCCGGCGGCGTGGCGGCGCCCGCGGCGATGCCACCGACGAGCGTGATGACGCGGCTCATCCTCATCATGGTGTGGCGCAAGCTGATCCGCAACCCCAACACCTACTCCAGCCTCATCGGCCTCATCTGGTCGCTCGTCTGCTTCAG GTGGAACTTCGAGATGCCGGCGATCATCCTCAAGTCCATCTCGATCCTCTCCGACGCCGGGCTCGGCATGGCCATGTTCAGTCTCG GGCTGTTCATGGCGCTGCAGCCACGGATCATCGCGTGCGGGAACAAGGTGGCCACGTTCGCCATGGCCGTACGGTTCCTGACCGGCCCGGCCGTCATGGCCGCCGCCTCCCTGGCCGTCGGCCTCCGCGGCACGCTCCTCCATGTCGCCGTCGTCCAG GCCGCGCTGCCGCAGGGCATTGTCCCCTTCGTCTTCGCCAAGGAGTACGGCGTGCACGCTGACATCCTCAGCACGGC AGTCATCTTCGGCATGCTCATCGCGCTGCCCATCACGCTGGTGTACTACATCCTGATGGGGCTGTGA